AGAGAATTTTTTTAGTATTCGGTATCTTAGCGGGAATTGTCTTGATCTTCAATTATTTCTTTATGAAGAATTTATGGAGTCCTTTTGATCAAATTTTGCAGAGGATGAAAGAATTCAAGATTGGGAGTCCTAGAGAAGGTCCTGTCATGACTAAAAATGGAGTGAAGGAATTCAGGGAGCTTGAAGCTATTTTTGAGAATATGATTTCCAAGATCGAGAGCGAATTCGCTTTGCAAAAGGAATACACTGAAAATATGGCTCATGAAGTTCAAACTCCATTAGCGATCATTCGCGCTAAAATAGAAAAGTTATTGTCCAAAGAAGATGTTATGGACGTAGCCCAAGATGAGGTTTTGGCGATTTATAATGAAATTAATCAGTTGTCAAAGCTAAGCACGACGCTCAACTTGCTTACCAAAATAGAGCATGAGGAATTCAAAGATCTATCTGTGATCAATATAGCCGAATTGGTGGAAAACCAAGTGAATAACTTTAAGGAATTGGCAGAACTTAAAGATATTGACATTAAAATAGAGCTGGATGAAAAGCAACGAATAGAGTCAAATACATTTTTGATTAATATTTTGCTGAAGAATTTGTTGAAAAATGCGTTAAGATATACGGATTCTGGTGGTCAAGTAATGATCCAATCCAATAGAAACCACTTTTGGATAAGCAATAGTGGTAGTGAGCCTGTAGCAAACTCTGAGACTATTTTCGATCGATTTTCAAAACATAGCAAAAAGGGGGGAGAGTCATTGGGCTTAGGTTTGGCGATCGTTAAGAATATCTGCGATCAAAACAATTGGACCATCAAATATGAGTTTGATGTGGAGTTGAAAATGCATTTTTTCAAAATTACCACATAAAAAATTGAATTTGGGCGATTTCTTCAGATTCTCTCCAAATTCAGTTATGATATTTGAGTATCACTTTGAGATAGTATATTCTTGACAGGCCAACGAATGGTCTTGCAAGAATGCTGATTGTGTTTGAAACTCGATATATAATCTTAACCAAACTAATTGAAATGAAAGTTTATTTTTTGCCTTTATTGATCTTGATCTGGGCTTCCAGTTTTTCATTGGCTAATCCAGCAGCTGATGGAAATGTGAGAGGACAGCTTGTGGAAGACGGCACGCAAGAACCTGTTGGCTATGCTTCAGTGGCCATTTATGATCAAAATGAAAAGTTGATGGGAGGAGCTATATCCGATGACAATGGAAACTTTGTCATCAAAGGTCTTGCTCCGGGAACCTATAAGTTAGAAGTAAAATTTGTTGGTTTTGAAACACTTCAAATAGAAAATGTGGTAGTAGGAGCTACGACGACAAGATTAGGGGAAATTAAGCTTGACGCGGCCTTGCAAATGCTGGAAGATATTGAAGTGACAGCATCGAAACCTGAGGTTGAATATAAGATTGACCGAAAGGTAATTAATGTTGATAAAATGGCTACAGCGTTGAGCGGCTCCGCAGTTGAAATTTTGGAAAATGTTCCTTCTGTGGAGGTGGACATGGATGGAAATGTAAGTCTTAGAGGTAGTGGTAACTTTACTGTATTCATAGATGGAAGACCAAGTGTTTTCAAAGGTTCTGATGCCTTGTCGCAAATTCCTGCTTCCATGATTGAAAACATAGAGTTGATCACTAACCCTTCGGCAAAATATGATCCTGACGGTACTTCGGGTATTATCAATATTATCACTAAGAAAAAATCCAGCGGATTAAGTGGTGTGGTGAATCTTAATGGAGGAGTTCCGAGCAGATACGGTGCGGATGCGATGTTTAGTTACAAAGCCAATGAAAAATTCACATACCATTTTGGCGGTGACTATAATAATATGGAAAGAAGAGGCACAAGGTATGCCGAGAATACGACATTTGGAGAAGATACTGTGTTGAGAATCACTGATGGAGATAGAGCAAGGATTAGAGAGTCTTACAATATAAAGGGAGGCTTGGATTTTACTCCAAATGATAATAACAGATTTTCATTGATGCTCGCCGGAGGTAAAAGCGATAATATAAGAGACAACTCTTATATGTATGAAAATTATTATATCAGAAATGGTGTGATGGAGCCAACTGAAAACCCTGTGACTCATAATTATGATGACATGAGGCGTTCTTATCAATATTTTTCAGTAGATGCTGATTATTTGCATAAATTTTCAGGAAGAAAAGGGCATGAACTAAGCATGAGCGTGCACTATGGATACTCTGAAGGAGATGAAGATAATATCACCTTGGCTTATAGCGATGAAACAAACAGCAAGTTTGGAGAGCCGGGACGTAGAGGTTTGGAAAGTAGTATTGGTCACGAATTCAGGTACAAGCTTGATTATGTACGACCAATTGGAGAGAATTCTAAGCTAGAAGCTGGTTATCAATTGCGTATGGATCTTTCAGATGAGAATAATGGAAACTATTCTAAAGCAGAGGTTGATTCGGATTGGGTTTTGAATGAAAAGTTCAGCTATCAAAACGAGTTTACGAAGGATATACATGCCATTTATGGTACTTATTCTGGCGAGTGGGATAAGCTGGGCTATCAATTGGGAATACGAGGTGAGTATACATTTAGAGAAACGAATTTGATTAACGTTGGTGAGAGAACAGTCATTGAAAGATTTGATTGGTTTCCTACCGCTCACTTTTCATATCAGTTGCCATCAGATCAACAGTTGATGGCTAGTTATTCCAGAAGAATCAACAGGCCTTCGAATTGGTGGTTGGAGCCGTTTCCAACATTTATGGATGCCTTCAATGTGAGAATAGGAGATCCGGGCATAGAGCCTGAGTATATTGACTCGTTTGAGTTGGGGTATACCAAAACGTTCAGTGCTTTTAGTTTATCGGCAGAAGGATTTTTCAGACAAATAAACAATAGAACAGAATTTGTAAAAGAGATTTGGGATGATGAAGAGGCTAATCCTAATGGCGATATTTTCATGAATACCAGAACGAACGTTGGACAGGAAAGAAACTATGGATTGGAATTAATGGTGAATGCCGATCCGCTTAAGTGGTGGAGCTTTAATTTGTCAGGTACAATTACTGGCTTTACCATTGATGGATCGTATAAAGATCAGGTTTTTGATCGACAAGACTCTTATTTCAATTTCAGAATGAGCAATGACTTTCTTTTGACGAAAACGACGAGATTGCAAATCGCTCCAGTTTATACTTCAGGAAGACAATCAGCCCAAGGCTATAGAGAAGGTTTTGTGATGGTGAATATGGCCTTAAAGCAAGATTTTATGGATAAAAAGCTATCAGCAACGTTACAAGGCAGAAATATCCTGAATACTTTCAAATGGGAGTCGACTTCCAATGGTCCTGACTTCAATTCCATGATGAGATTTGAGATGATGCCAAGCTTTACATTCTCTCTTACTTATAGAATTAACAATTATCGTAACAAGCGCTCCGGCAAAGGAGGCAATGGTGGTGGAGAATCAGGTGGATTCGATATGTAATTATTTCCTATCAAATAAAGAGATAAAGCTCGCTGTTCATTGAATTAGCGAGCTTTTTTATTTAATCTCTTGTATAGGAACGAGTCATATCATTGGGAATGCATAGGATATAGTCCGCTTGGTTATGGAACTCTTCGTTGAGCTTTTCGATATCATCTTGCAATACTGTGCTGATAGTTACTACTTTTAGATCAGGATTGGCTTGTTGTAGGTACCATACTATACCTTCATGGTTTTTGGAATGATAGTCGCCATTGTAATGAATGAAAATATCCTCTTCTTTTAAATTTTTGAGAATAAAGTAAGCCATTGTCGCGTCTTTTACCGCTTGAGACTTAGGCAAATTTTCACCGCCATGACCTTTCATCATACCCATCATGTTTTTATAGCACGGAAGTTCCAAGTCAATTTCGATAGGCAATGGAGCGATGTAGCTTTTAGCTTCGTCGGATAGACTGTCCAAGTAATTGATTCCTTTTTTGTATACCAAAGAAGCGTATCTTCTAGGAATATTCGTCGCAACGAACTGGAGGTTATTGGTTTTTGCGTATTCCAATAAAGGCCTGTAGTCAGTTTTGTATTCATCCCAAAGACGGGCTTCTTTTTGAAAACTTTTTTTGCTGATCAGTTCTGAGAAGTACTCATCTATTAGCAATTGATCATCGCTTTCGAACATTTCAGCGCCTACGATTACTTTATCTCCTTTAGCTTTATGAAGGCTTTCAAGCACTTTGAATTCCAGCCAGTGATTGATCGTGTTGTCATGCAGTTCGCCAAACATAACCACATCCGCATCAGCTAACTCTTTCATCATCTTGATGTATTTCGCTTTCTTTCCTTTTGAGTCAAACAATTTATAAGCTTCGGGATTTTGACCATTTGCAATAGCAGTAAACCCAAAGGTTAAGCATATGATCCAAAACAAAACGGCATTTTTGTAAGTCATTGGTTTATAGATTTTTATTCATTTTGAAGAAAATTTATGAAACAAATATATAGATTTTATTTGGATTTAATCCAAATAAAGTAAACATTTGCAATGTCGATTTTTTAATCAACTTAAGAAAATGAGAAAACTAACGTATTTAATAACCCTTCTACTAGCGGTTTTTGTTGCGGAATCGTGCAGTGAAAAAAAGAAAGAAAACACAACTGATGTCAATCAGGCTCAGGAAAGAATAGTTTCAATAGGCGGTCAAGCCACAGAGATATTGTTTGCACTAGGCAAAGGAGATCAAGTGGTCGGTAGAGATGTTACCAGTGTTTATCCATTAAGTGTAGCTTCTATCCCATCTGTTGGACATTCAAGCTCAATCACAGCCGAAGGAATCTTGGCTCTGACTCCAAGTGTGGTTGTTATGCCTGAAGGAACTTTGAATGAAAAAGTAGAGTCGCAATTAAGTCAAGCTGGTGTTGAAGTAGTTAAGATAGGAAAGACAAAAAGCTTGAGTCAACTGAAAGCATCCATCAATACGCTTGGAAGTAGATTTAATGAAAATGACAAGAGCGCTGAGCTTGTAGGCAATGTGGAAAAAGAAATAGCTTCTGTTAGCAAGGTTGAAGATTCTCCAAAAGTGATGTTTATATACTCAAGGGGGCGTGGAGCTATGACTGTAGGAGGCAAAGGAACATTCGCTGAGGAAATAATTAGTCTTGCGGGAGGTAAACTGGCGGTTGAGAATTTGGAAGGCTTTAAGCCATTAACGCCTGAAGCGTTAATAGAAGCTGATCCTGACTATGTTTTGTTTTTTGATACAGGTTTGCAGAGTGTTGGAGGAGTGGAAGGCGCTTTGGAGATTCCTGGCATGAAAGAAACTTCAGCAGGTAAAAATGGTAAAATCATTTCAATGGATGGTTCTTTGCTGGCAGGTTTTGGCCCTCGTTTGGGACAAGCAGCGTCCGAGCTGTCCAAGAAGATAAATTCATAGGTGAATTTTTTATAAAATAAGTAA
The Aureibacter tunicatorum DNA segment above includes these coding regions:
- a CDS encoding heme/hemin ABC transporter substrate-binding protein — encoded protein: MRKLTYLITLLLAVFVAESCSEKKKENTTDVNQAQERIVSIGGQATEILFALGKGDQVVGRDVTSVYPLSVASIPSVGHSSSITAEGILALTPSVVVMPEGTLNEKVESQLSQAGVEVVKIGKTKSLSQLKASINTLGSRFNENDKSAELVGNVEKEIASVSKVEDSPKVMFIYSRGRGAMTVGGKGTFAEEIISLAGGKLAVENLEGFKPLTPEALIEADPDYVLFFDTGLQSVGGVEGALEIPGMKETSAGKNGKIISMDGSLLAGFGPRLGQAASELSKKINS
- a CDS encoding ChaN family lipoprotein — protein: MTYKNAVLFWIICLTFGFTAIANGQNPEAYKLFDSKGKKAKYIKMMKELADADVVMFGELHDNTINHWLEFKVLESLHKAKGDKVIVGAEMFESDDQLLIDEYFSELISKKSFQKEARLWDEYKTDYRPLLEYAKTNNLQFVATNIPRRYASLVYKKGINYLDSLSDEAKSYIAPLPIEIDLELPCYKNMMGMMKGHGGENLPKSQAVKDATMAYFILKNLKEEDIFIHYNGDYHSKNHEGIVWYLQQANPDLKVVTISTVLQDDIEKLNEEFHNQADYILCIPNDMTRSYTRD
- a CDS encoding TonB-dependent receptor domain-containing protein, coding for MKVYFLPLLILIWASSFSLANPAADGNVRGQLVEDGTQEPVGYASVAIYDQNEKLMGGAISDDNGNFVIKGLAPGTYKLEVKFVGFETLQIENVVVGATTTRLGEIKLDAALQMLEDIEVTASKPEVEYKIDRKVINVDKMATALSGSAVEILENVPSVEVDMDGNVSLRGSGNFTVFIDGRPSVFKGSDALSQIPASMIENIELITNPSAKYDPDGTSGIINIITKKKSSGLSGVVNLNGGVPSRYGADAMFSYKANEKFTYHFGGDYNNMERRGTRYAENTTFGEDTVLRITDGDRARIRESYNIKGGLDFTPNDNNRFSLMLAGGKSDNIRDNSYMYENYYIRNGVMEPTENPVTHNYDDMRRSYQYFSVDADYLHKFSGRKGHELSMSVHYGYSEGDEDNITLAYSDETNSKFGEPGRRGLESSIGHEFRYKLDYVRPIGENSKLEAGYQLRMDLSDENNGNYSKAEVDSDWVLNEKFSYQNEFTKDIHAIYGTYSGEWDKLGYQLGIRGEYTFRETNLINVGERTVIERFDWFPTAHFSYQLPSDQQLMASYSRRINRPSNWWLEPFPTFMDAFNVRIGDPGIEPEYIDSFELGYTKTFSAFSLSAEGFFRQINNRTEFVKEIWDDEEANPNGDIFMNTRTNVGQERNYGLELMVNADPLKWWSFNLSGTITGFTIDGSYKDQVFDRQDSYFNFRMSNDFLLTKTTRLQIAPVYTSGRQSAQGYREGFVMVNMALKQDFMDKKLSATLQGRNILNTFKWESTSNGPDFNSMMRFEMMPSFTFSLTYRINNYRNKRSGKGGNGGGESGGFDM
- a CDS encoding HAMP domain-containing sensor histidine kinase, translated to MKLITKSTLFFLLFTLIAFGISLYLVVDEANKFNNISQRLVLNTFKENVRLTLEDEKSINVFNKVPYFQVYQLKDSSEVSQDFFNFQKKRRGPWHYAMRKDTLIFSEHRQKWKTFNKLTTYLKHDNLWYEVSVIVYPYHYKHFVEELSERIFLVFGILAGIVLIFNYFFMKNLWSPFDQILQRMKEFKIGSPREGPVMTKNGVKEFRELEAIFENMISKIESEFALQKEYTENMAHEVQTPLAIIRAKIEKLLSKEDVMDVAQDEVLAIYNEINQLSKLSTTLNLLTKIEHEEFKDLSVINIAELVENQVNNFKELAELKDIDIKIELDEKQRIESNTFLINILLKNLLKNALRYTDSGGQVMIQSNRNHFWISNSGSEPVANSETIFDRFSKHSKKGGESLGLGLAIVKNICDQNNWTIKYEFDVELKMHFFKITT